From one Brachypodium distachyon strain Bd21 chromosome 4, Brachypodium_distachyon_v3.0, whole genome shotgun sequence genomic stretch:
- the LOC100843999 gene encoding uncharacterized protein LOC100843999: protein MEISEVEQYKKVPVLRQQQPQITHVTPLQAAGKLYKLEEISTLPISSFKGGASFSCIAKVEALLPSNKWYYKVCKSCGEGYNNNSNTTRCSCPLLDPKPMYKFSLKVTDDIASMETIAFSFVVEDLLEQTAMQASQNMKIDASDHAIALEKAIGKKRLFSIGMNPKYFSRFSINHVLKKSYKIHGDNSQNSIQENITATSEEFSTPQTVTPPTVLPRENTSDSAVDDLLSVSTPAAAPPKQTEDKSKTKRQLDFDNDNDVNKLRKPRTEEKASSEDSK, encoded by the exons ATGGAAATATCAGAAGTTGAACAGTATAAAAAAG TTCCGGTTTTGCGCCAACAACAGCCACAAATTACCCATGTGACTCCCTTACAAGCAGCAGGCAAACTCTACAAGCTGGAAGAAATATCTACGCTGCCAATTTCATCTTTCAAG GGAGGTGCTTCATTCAGTTGCATTGCGAAGGTAGAAGCTTTGCTGCCATCCAATAAATGGTATTACAAAGTCTGCAAAAGTTGTGGTGAAGGGTACAACAACAATTCGAACACAACCAGATGCTCATGTCCTCTTTTAGACCCCAAACCAAT GTACAAGTTTTCTCTCAAGGTCACGGATGACATAGCAAGCATGGAGACAATTGCTTTCAGTTTTGTAGTTGAGGATTTACTTGAGCAAACTGCTATGCAAGCCTCCCAAAACATGAAGATAGATGCATCAGATCATGCAATAGCTCTTGAAAAAGCTATTGGGAAGAAAAGGCTTTTCTCAATAGGAATGAatcctaaatatttttctagATTCTCGATCAATCATGTCCTGAAAAAGAGTTACAAGATTCACGGTGATAACAGCCAG AACTCTATACAGGAGAACATCACAGCCACTTCTGAAGA ATTTAGTACACCACAGACAGTTACACCACCAACCGTTCTTCCAAGGGAAAATACATCCGACTCTGCTGTTGATGACCTACTTAG TGTTAGTACACCAGCCGCAGCTCCTCCCAAACAGACAGAAGACAAGTCAAAAACAAAGAGACAACTTGATTTTGATAACGACAATGACGTGAACAAACTCAGAAAACCAAG AACTGAAGAAAAGGCATCTTCAGAGGACAGCAAGTGA